A single genomic interval of Nodosilinea sp. PGN35 harbors:
- the crtL gene encoding lycopene beta cyclase translates to MQDVLVVGAGPAGLSLVAALVEAGLSVQGLALADPAHPWPNTYGIWVDELEDVGLEPFLEHRWKDCVVHVNSGPVPLHREYGLLDKDRLQTHWLSQAEQQRVCWHRGKAVQIEHWPTHTQVTTEAGEVLTARLVVDATGHQAALVRRPKSAELSFQAAYGIVGQFSLPPTDPQQMVLMDFRDDHLTPAQSQDPPTFLYAMDLGDGVYFVEETSLAHHPAIAMETLSQRLHQRLNYRGIEVKDVHHVERCLFPMNQPLPDFTQRVVGFGGAASMVHPASGYMVGALLRRGPTLAKAIATALSSSSTTSDQVANQAWQALWPADRVRKHYLYLFGLENLMAFDAPQLHQFFDAFFNLPTDDWAGFLADNLSLPEVVQAMVGLFGRAPNPVRWGLMRSVFSHGHLLGRTLMS, encoded by the coding sequence ATGCAGGATGTGTTGGTCGTTGGGGCCGGGCCAGCGGGGCTGTCGCTGGTGGCGGCCCTGGTAGAGGCGGGGCTATCGGTACAGGGGCTGGCCCTGGCCGACCCGGCGCACCCCTGGCCCAACACCTACGGCATCTGGGTGGATGAACTCGAAGATGTAGGGCTGGAGCCGTTTTTGGAGCACCGTTGGAAAGACTGCGTGGTGCATGTCAACAGCGGCCCGGTGCCCCTGCACCGCGAGTATGGGTTGCTGGATAAGGATCGGCTCCAAACCCACTGGCTAAGTCAGGCGGAGCAGCAGCGAGTTTGCTGGCATCGGGGCAAAGCGGTGCAAATTGAGCACTGGCCGACCCATACCCAGGTCACAACCGAGGCGGGAGAGGTGTTGACGGCCCGGCTGGTGGTCGATGCCACGGGCCATCAGGCGGCGCTGGTGCGGCGTCCCAAGTCTGCGGAGCTGTCGTTTCAGGCGGCCTACGGCATCGTGGGGCAATTTTCTCTGCCCCCCACGGATCCCCAACAGATGGTGCTGATGGACTTTCGCGATGACCATCTTACGCCGGCCCAGAGCCAAGACCCGCCGACCTTCCTCTACGCAATGGATCTGGGCGACGGGGTGTACTTTGTGGAGGAGACCTCGCTGGCCCACCACCCGGCGATCGCGATGGAGACCTTGAGCCAGCGCCTGCACCAGCGCTTGAACTATCGAGGTATTGAGGTCAAAGATGTTCACCACGTCGAGCGGTGCCTGTTTCCCATGAATCAGCCGCTGCCCGATTTTACCCAGCGGGTGGTGGGCTTTGGCGGGGCGGCGAGTATGGTGCACCCGGCTTCGGGGTATATGGTGGGGGCACTGCTGCGGCGGGGGCCGACTCTGGCGAAGGCGATCGCCACCGCCCTCAGCTCATCCTCCACAACCTCTGACCAGGTGGCCAACCAAGCCTGGCAAGCCCTCTGGCCCGCCGATCGCGTCCGCAAGCACTACCTCTACCTGTTTGGCCTCGAAAATTTGATGGCCTTTGATGCGCCGCAGCTGCACCAGTTCTTCGATGCTTTCTTTAACCTGCCCACCGACGACTGGGCGGGTTTTTTGGCCGACAATCTCTCGCTGCCGGAGGTAGTACAAGCTATGGTGGGCCTGTTTGGCCGCGCTCCTAACCCCGTGCGCTGGGGGCTGATGCGATCGGTCTTTAGCCACGGCCACCTGCTGGGCCGCACCCTGATGAGCTAG
- a CDS encoding PrsW family intramembrane metalloprotease, with protein MANLASDPNLLATAVGIVALGLAPLAFLLWFFYTRDKLNPEPRGLVLRIFGLGILAFVPVFLVRQFVPLPAWLMAVVVVPVLAELAKFWVVKAGIYNHPEFDEPVDGIIFAAAAGLGFATLEVIGSMLYAYFAVARLGVPGSAWAAAWPAVLSMFALRGLLAGPGHALWSSLWGYCLGVAKFSAADRGGLVRNGLMAAMLSHAAFNALALESSWWLNRVGLVLVIAVLWFVVMRCLGYALALTPKD; from the coding sequence ATGGCGAACCTTGCAAGCGATCCCAACCTGCTGGCTACGGCGGTAGGCATTGTGGCCTTGGGCTTAGCGCCTCTGGCATTCTTGCTGTGGTTTTTCTACACCCGAGACAAGCTCAACCCCGAGCCTCGCGGGCTGGTGCTGAGAATTTTTGGTCTGGGGATTTTGGCGTTCGTGCCGGTGTTTTTGGTGCGGCAGTTTGTTCCCCTACCGGCCTGGTTGATGGCGGTGGTAGTGGTACCCGTGCTGGCCGAGCTAGCAAAATTTTGGGTGGTAAAGGCGGGCATTTACAATCATCCCGAGTTTGACGAACCCGTAGACGGCATTATTTTTGCTGCCGCCGCTGGTCTCGGTTTTGCCACCCTGGAGGTGATAGGCTCCATGCTCTACGCCTACTTTGCCGTGGCGCGGTTAGGGGTACCGGGGAGCGCCTGGGCTGCCGCCTGGCCCGCCGTGCTCAGCATGTTTGCCCTGCGAGGGCTGCTGGCCGGGCCAGGCCACGCCCTGTGGTCGTCGCTGTGGGGTTATTGCCTGGGGGTGGCCAAGTTTTCTGCCGCCGATCGAGGTGGACTGGTGCGCAACGGGCTGATGGCAGCGATGCTATCCCATGCTGCCTTTAATGCCCTGGCGCTGGAGTCGAGCTGGTGGCTCAACCGGGTGGGTTTGGTGCTGGTGATTGCGGTGCTGTGGTTTGTGGTCATGCGCTGCCTGGGCTATGCCCTGGCCCTGACGCCAAAGGATTAG
- a CDS encoding adenine phosphoribosyltransferase yields MDLKAHIREIPDFPKPGILFRDITPLLGSADAMQYSIDAFAEQVVEYRPDYIVGIESRGFIFGMPLAYKMGIGFAPVRKPGKLPAAVHTASYALEYGNDTLELHQDAFPPGSRVLIIDDLIATGGTAAATAQLIEQTGCTVAGYGFVIELVGLEGRTKLPDVPVTVLLQY; encoded by the coding sequence ATGGATCTCAAAGCCCACATCCGCGAAATTCCCGACTTTCCTAAGCCCGGCATTTTGTTTCGCGACATTACGCCCCTGCTGGGTAGTGCCGACGCCATGCAGTACAGTATTGACGCCTTTGCCGAACAGGTGGTCGAGTATCGTCCCGACTACATCGTGGGGATTGAGTCGCGGGGCTTTATCTTTGGTATGCCCCTGGCCTACAAAATGGGCATTGGCTTTGCCCCCGTCCGCAAGCCCGGCAAACTGCCCGCTGCCGTGCACACCGCCAGCTACGCGCTGGAGTACGGCAACGATACCCTCGAACTGCACCAAGACGCCTTTCCGCCGGGCAGTCGGGTGCTGATTATTGACGATCTGATCGCCACCGGGGGTACCGCTGCGGCCACCGCCCAGCTGATCGAGCAAACCGGTTGCACCGTTGCCGGGTACGGCTTTGTCATTGAGCTTGTGGGCTTAGAGGGCCGCACCAAGCTCCCCGATGTGCCTGTTACCGTCCTGTTGCAGTACTGA
- the corA gene encoding magnesium/cobalt transporter CorA: protein MRQGKSRTVEPQPPEPQGPHCHLAADDSGNDVLVDFSYSPPGALPGTLRIPQDALPTELFLISYGPEAVHRATIDHPEECRTIGEPQNVNWIDARGLGTETTLVEMSQTLGFHPLMLEDIVNVPHRPKIDFYDDKILVIMQMVRPKATGSGVASEQVSFVLGQQFLATFQEEPEWDSFDPVRDRIRRGTGIIRRQGSDYLAYALLDTIVDSFFPVLEVIGETLEELEEEVVANPTSRTIEKIHRMRRALMKLRRYIWPQRSVINSLIRDSDELISQEVRVYLQDVYDHIVQVVDIIENYREIASSLMDVYLSSINNRMNEVMKLLTVISSIFIPLTFIAGIYGMNFDTEDSPFNMPELEWYWGYVICLAVMAIIAALQIYFFWKRGWFDNFSTTRR from the coding sequence ATGCGGCAGGGCAAATCGAGGACAGTTGAGCCCCAGCCCCCAGAGCCCCAGGGGCCCCATTGCCATCTCGCCGCAGACGACAGTGGGAACGACGTTTTAGTGGACTTCAGCTACTCGCCCCCCGGAGCACTGCCCGGCACCCTCCGCATTCCTCAAGATGCTTTGCCGACGGAACTCTTTTTAATTAGCTACGGCCCGGAGGCAGTGCACAGGGCCACCATTGACCATCCCGAAGAATGTCGCACCATTGGGGAACCCCAAAACGTCAACTGGATTGATGCCCGCGGCCTGGGCACCGAGACTACCCTGGTGGAGATGAGTCAAACCCTGGGGTTTCATCCGCTGATGTTGGAAGACATTGTCAACGTGCCCCACCGCCCCAAGATCGACTTTTATGACGACAAAATTTTGGTCATCATGCAGATGGTGCGGCCCAAGGCCACGGGCTCTGGAGTTGCCAGCGAGCAGGTGAGCTTTGTGCTGGGTCAACAGTTTTTGGCCACCTTTCAGGAAGAACCCGAGTGGGACTCGTTTGATCCGGTGCGCGATCGCATTCGTCGCGGCACTGGCATTATTCGCCGTCAGGGCTCCGACTACCTGGCCTACGCCCTGCTCGACACCATCGTCGATAGTTTTTTCCCCGTGCTAGAAGTGATTGGCGAAACCCTCGAAGAACTAGAAGAAGAGGTCGTTGCCAACCCCACCAGCCGCACCATCGAAAAAATCCACCGCATGCGCCGGGCGCTGATGAAGCTGCGGCGCTATATCTGGCCCCAGCGCAGCGTGATCAACAGCCTGATTCGCGACAGCGACGAATTGATCAGCCAGGAGGTGCGCGTCTACCTGCAAGATGTCTATGACCACATCGTGCAGGTGGTCGATATCATTGAAAACTACCGCGAGATCGCCTCCAGCCTGATGGATGTCTACCTCTCCTCCATCAACAACCGCATGAATGAGGTGATGAAACTGCTGACGGTCATTTCCTCCATTTTTATTCCCCTGACGTTCATTGCCGGTATCTACGGCATGAACTTTGACACTGAGGATTCACCCTTTAACATGCCCGAGCTGGAATGGTACTGGGGCTACGTCATCTGTCTGGCGGTCATGGCCATCATTGCGGCCCTGCAAATCTACTTCTTCTGGAAACGCGGCTGGTTCGACAACTTTTCTACCACCCGACGCTAG
- the groL gene encoding chaperonin GroEL (60 kDa chaperone family; promotes refolding of misfolded polypeptides especially under stressful conditions; forms two stacked rings of heptamers to form a barrel-shaped 14mer; ends can be capped by GroES; misfolded proteins enter the barrel where they are refolded when GroES binds) produces the protein MAKRISFDEASRQALEKGVNALADAVKITLGPRGRNVVLEKKYGAPQIVNDGITIAKEIDLEDPFENLGARLMQEVASKTKDLAGDGTTTATVLAQAMVKEGLKNVAAGTNPVSLRRGIDKAVALLVSEIAAVAKPVEGNATIAQVATVSAGSDEEIGQMIAEAMEKVTKDGVITVEESKSLYTELDVVEGMQFDRGYISPYFVTDQERMVTELDNARVLITDKKIGSIQDLVSVLERVAREGAPLLIIAEDIEGEALATLVVNKARGVLNVAAVKAPSFGDRRKAMLQDIAVLTGGQVISEEVGLSLDTADLSMLGLAVKATITKDTTTLVSDAGNKADIDKRIAQIRKELAVTDSDYDKEKLSERLAKLAGGVAVIKVGAATETELKDRKLRIEDALSATKAAVEEGIVPGGGATLLHLAAKLESLKDSLTAEEAIGVNIVQRALEAPLRQIADNSGQQGSVIVEKVKAMDFPMGYNALTGDYEDLIQAGIIDPAKVVRSGLQDAASIAGLVLTTEALVAEIPEPPAPAGDPGMGGMGGMGGMGGMGGMGGMGGMGGMGMM, from the coding sequence ATGGCAAAAAGAATTTCCTTTGATGAGGCTTCGCGGCAGGCCCTCGAAAAAGGCGTCAACGCCCTAGCCGATGCCGTTAAAATTACCCTCGGCCCCAGGGGGCGCAACGTCGTACTCGAGAAAAAGTACGGGGCCCCGCAGATTGTCAACGACGGCATCACCATTGCCAAGGAGATTGACCTAGAAGACCCCTTTGAGAACCTGGGCGCTCGCCTCATGCAAGAGGTGGCCTCAAAAACCAAAGACCTGGCGGGCGATGGCACCACCACCGCCACCGTGCTGGCCCAGGCCATGGTCAAAGAAGGTCTCAAGAACGTGGCGGCAGGCACCAACCCCGTCAGCCTGCGGCGCGGTATTGACAAAGCCGTGGCCCTGCTGGTGAGCGAAATCGCCGCTGTGGCCAAGCCCGTTGAAGGCAACGCCACCATTGCCCAGGTCGCCACCGTCTCCGCTGGCAGCGACGAAGAGATCGGCCAGATGATTGCCGAGGCTATGGAGAAGGTGACCAAAGACGGCGTCATCACCGTTGAAGAGTCGAAGTCGCTCTACACCGAGCTAGATGTAGTTGAGGGGATGCAGTTCGATCGCGGCTACATTTCTCCCTACTTCGTCACCGACCAAGAGCGCATGGTGACCGAGCTCGACAACGCCCGCGTGCTGATCACCGACAAAAAAATTGGCTCCATTCAAGATCTGGTGTCGGTGCTGGAGCGGGTGGCGCGCGAGGGCGCTCCCCTGCTGATCATCGCCGAAGACATTGAGGGCGAGGCCCTGGCTACCCTGGTGGTCAACAAGGCCCGGGGTGTGCTGAATGTGGCGGCTGTGAAAGCGCCCAGCTTTGGCGATCGCCGCAAGGCCATGCTCCAAGACATCGCCGTGCTGACCGGCGGCCAGGTGATCTCTGAAGAGGTGGGTCTCAGCCTCGACACCGCTGACCTGTCAATGCTGGGCCTGGCGGTCAAAGCCACCATCACCAAAGACACCACCACCCTGGTGTCCGATGCGGGCAACAAAGCCGACATCGACAAGCGCATCGCCCAAATTCGTAAAGAGCTGGCCGTCACCGACTCTGACTACGACAAAGAAAAGCTCTCCGAGCGCCTGGCTAAGCTGGCGGGCGGCGTCGCCGTGATTAAAGTCGGAGCCGCCACCGAAACCGAACTCAAAGACCGCAAGCTGCGGATCGAAGACGCCCTCAGCGCCACCAAGGCCGCTGTGGAAGAAGGCATCGTCCCCGGTGGCGGTGCCACCCTGCTGCACCTGGCCGCCAAGCTAGAATCGCTGAAAGACTCCCTCACCGCCGAGGAAGCCATTGGCGTGAATATCGTGCAGCGAGCGCTTGAGGCACCCCTGCGCCAGATTGCCGACAATTCTGGCCAGCAAGGCTCGGTAATCGTCGAGAAGGTGAAGGCCATGGACTTCCCCATGGGCTACAACGCCCTCACCGGAGACTACGAAGACCTGATTCAGGCGGGGATTATCGACCCGGCCAAGGTCGTGCGCTCTGGGCTGCAAGATGCGGCCTCGATTGCGGGCCTGGTGCTCACCACCGAAGCCCTGGTAGCCGAAATTCCTGAGCCTCCGGCTCCCGCTGGCGACCCTGGCATGGGCGGCATGGGCGGCATGGGCGGCATGGGCGGCATGGGCGGCATGGGCGGCATGGGCGGCATGGGCGGCATGGGCATGATGTAG
- a CDS encoding DUF3800 domain-containing protein → MYLLYVDESGTTHDQNQQYFVLAGFCVFERQGFWIANELDQIAARFDPADPANIELHGSPMFGGRGQWRSYPKEVRHLAIEDALKVFLQSHPSNRLFASVIKKAAVSPRDPVEVTFEQLASRFDKYLMRLHRNSDTQRGIIIFDKSTYETTIQALATDFRTIGYTWGIIRNFSEVPLFLDSKASRLIQLADLIAYAIFRNFEKGDSRFFSIIESRFDSEGGIIHGLHVLQ, encoded by the coding sequence ATGTATCTACTGTATGTAGATGAATCTGGCACAACACACGACCAAAATCAACAATATTTCGTACTTGCTGGATTTTGTGTGTTTGAACGCCAGGGATTCTGGATTGCTAATGAACTTGATCAAATTGCAGCCAGATTTGATCCTGCCGATCCTGCAAATATAGAGCTACACGGCAGTCCAATGTTTGGAGGCAGGGGACAGTGGAGAAGTTACCCTAAAGAAGTTAGGCACTTAGCCATTGAAGATGCTCTTAAAGTTTTTCTACAATCTCATCCAAGCAACCGATTATTTGCAAGCGTAATCAAGAAAGCTGCGGTTTCACCGAGAGACCCAGTTGAAGTCACTTTTGAACAATTAGCTAGTAGATTTGACAAGTATCTTATGCGTTTGCACAGGAATAGTGATACCCAAAGAGGAATTATTATTTTCGATAAATCTACTTATGAAACGACTATTCAGGCTTTAGCAACTGATTTCAGAACTATAGGATACACCTGGGGTATAATTAGAAATTTTTCGGAAGTTCCTCTATTTCTAGATTCAAAGGCATCAAGGCTAATTCAATTAGCCGATCTGATTGCCTATGCTATTTTTCGAAATTTCGAAAAGGGCGACAGCAGATTCTTTTCTATCATTGAGTCTAGGTTCGACTCCGAAGGGGGAATTATTCATGGGCTACACGTTTTGCAGTAA
- the carB gene encoding carbamoyl-phosphate synthase large subunit: MPRRDDIHKILLIGSGPIVIGQACEFDYSGTQACKALREEGYEVVLINSNPATIMTDPETANRTYIEPLTPEIVERVIERERPDVLLPTMGGQTALNLAVTLAKTGVLDRYGVELIGAKLDAIEMAEDRKLFKEAMARIEVPVCPSGLAETMDEAKQIAQQIGSFPLIIRPAFTMGGTGGGIAYNQEEFETISRSGLDASPVSQILIEQSLLGWKEYELEVMRDLADNVVIICSIENLDPMGVHTGDSITVAPAQTLTDKEYQRLRDASIKIIREIGVETGGSNIQFAVNPDNGDFIVIEMNPRVSRSSALASKATGFPIAKFAAKLAVGYTLNEISNDITKKTPASFEPTIDYVVTKIPRFAFEKFPGTTSTLTTQMKSVGEAMAIGRTFQESFQKALRSLETGRAGWGCDRAEKLPSLNEIRPKLRTPNPERIFDLRHAMQLGLTVNDIYDLTAIDPWFLNQLSGLLQTEKFLKRTPLTDLTAEQMMAVKRQGFSDRQIAYATGTHEDEVRHYRKGLGVIPVYKTVDTCAAEFEAFTPYYYSTYEDETEVLPSDRPKVMILGGGPNRIGQGIEFDYCCCHASFALRDDGFETIMVNSNPETVSTDYDTSDRLYFEPLTKEDVLNIIEAENPVGIIIQFGGQTPLKLAVPLQEYLSNLEASDAESPVVRAHSSAPQPAPQTTTRIWGTSPDSIDTAEDRERFEAILRELDIKQPPNGMARSYQDALKVAQQIDYPVVVRPSYVLGGRAMEIVYSDADLERYMTYAVLVEPDHPILIDKFLENAIEVDVDAIADHTGQVVIGGIMEHIEQAGIHSGDSACSLPTITLPDAALATIRDWTVKLAKRLKVIGLMNIQFAVKGDQVYIIEANPRASRTVPFVSKAIGHPLAKIAVRVMSGKTLAELGFTAEVIPQHISVKEAVLPFDKFAGTDALLGPEMRSTGEVMGIDADFGKAFAKAELGANQKLPLAGTVFISMNDRDKAAVIPVAKELADMGFKLIATSGTRAALLDEGLAVSLILKVHEGRPNVEDAIKNNEIQLIINTPAGSTAIEDDRSIRRTALAYKVPIITTIAGAKATASAIHSLQQHPLQVKSLQEYVGMEG; the protein is encoded by the coding sequence ATGCCCCGCCGTGATGACATCCACAAGATTCTGCTGATCGGCTCTGGCCCGATTGTCATTGGTCAGGCCTGCGAGTTTGATTACTCTGGCACCCAGGCCTGCAAAGCCCTGCGGGAAGAGGGCTACGAGGTGGTGCTGATCAACTCCAACCCGGCGACGATTATGACCGACCCGGAGACGGCGAACCGCACCTACATCGAGCCGCTGACCCCCGAAATCGTCGAGCGGGTGATTGAGCGGGAGCGCCCCGATGTGCTGCTGCCCACCATGGGCGGCCAGACGGCGCTGAACCTGGCGGTGACTTTGGCTAAGACCGGGGTGCTCGATCGCTACGGCGTCGAGCTGATCGGGGCCAAGCTCGACGCCATAGAAATGGCAGAAGACCGCAAGCTATTTAAAGAGGCCATGGCCCGCATCGAGGTGCCGGTGTGCCCCTCGGGGCTGGCCGAGACCATGGATGAAGCCAAGCAGATTGCCCAGCAGATCGGCAGCTTTCCGCTGATCATTCGTCCGGCGTTTACCATGGGCGGCACGGGCGGCGGCATTGCCTACAACCAGGAGGAGTTTGAGACCATCTCGCGATCGGGCCTTGACGCCAGCCCGGTGTCGCAGATTCTTATTGAGCAGTCGCTGCTGGGCTGGAAGGAGTACGAGCTGGAGGTGATGCGCGATCTGGCCGATAACGTGGTGATTATCTGCTCGATCGAAAACCTCGACCCCATGGGGGTACACACAGGGGATTCAATCACCGTGGCCCCGGCCCAAACCCTCACCGACAAAGAGTATCAGCGCCTGCGCGATGCCTCGATCAAGATCATCCGCGAGATCGGTGTAGAGACCGGCGGCTCGAATATTCAGTTTGCGGTCAACCCCGACAACGGTGATTTTATTGTCATCGAGATGAACCCTCGGGTGTCGCGCAGTTCGGCCCTGGCCTCGAAGGCGACGGGCTTTCCGATCGCCAAATTTGCCGCCAAGCTGGCGGTGGGCTACACCCTCAACGAAATTTCCAACGACATCACCAAGAAAACCCCGGCCAGCTTTGAGCCCACCATCGACTACGTGGTGACCAAGATTCCCCGCTTTGCCTTTGAAAAATTTCCTGGCACCACCTCGACGCTGACGACCCAGATGAAGTCGGTGGGCGAGGCGATGGCGATCGGCCGTACCTTCCAGGAGTCGTTCCAGAAGGCGCTGCGATCGCTGGAGACGGGCCGGGCGGGCTGGGGCTGCGATCGCGCCGAAAAGCTGCCCAGCCTCAACGAAATTCGCCCCAAGCTGCGCACCCCCAACCCCGAGCGCATCTTCGACCTGCGCCACGCCATGCAGCTGGGCCTCACCGTCAACGATATCTACGACCTCACGGCCATCGACCCCTGGTTTCTCAACCAGCTCTCTGGCCTGTTGCAGACCGAAAAGTTTCTCAAGCGCACCCCCCTCACTGACCTCACGGCCGAGCAGATGATGGCGGTCAAGCGCCAGGGCTTTAGCGATCGCCAGATCGCCTACGCCACCGGCACCCACGAAGACGAGGTGCGCCACTACCGCAAGGGCCTGGGCGTGATTCCGGTTTACAAGACCGTCGATACCTGCGCTGCCGAGTTTGAGGCCTTTACCCCCTACTACTACTCCACCTACGAAGACGAAACCGAGGTGCTGCCCAGCGATCGCCCCAAGGTGATGATCTTAGGCGGCGGTCCCAACCGTATTGGCCAGGGCATTGAGTTTGACTACTGCTGCTGCCACGCCTCCTTTGCCCTGCGCGACGACGGCTTTGAGACCATCATGGTCAACTCCAACCCCGAGACAGTCTCGACCGACTACGACACCAGCGATCGCCTCTACTTTGAGCCCCTGACCAAAGAAGACGTGCTCAACATCATCGAGGCCGAAAACCCCGTCGGCATCATCATTCAGTTTGGTGGCCAAACCCCGCTGAAACTCGCCGTTCCGCTTCAGGAATATCTCTCGAATCTAGAAGCCTCCGACGCCGAGAGCCCCGTCGTACGGGCGCACAGCAGTGCGCCCCAACCTGCGCCCCAAACAACCACCCGCATTTGGGGCACCTCCCCCGACTCCATCGACACCGCCGAAGATCGCGAACGATTCGAGGCCATTCTGCGCGAACTCGACATCAAGCAGCCCCCCAACGGCATGGCCCGCAGCTATCAAGATGCCCTCAAGGTGGCCCAGCAGATCGACTACCCCGTGGTGGTGCGCCCCAGCTACGTGCTCGGCGGCCGCGCCATGGAAATCGTCTATTCCGACGCCGACCTAGAGCGCTACATGACCTACGCGGTGCTGGTCGAGCCCGACCACCCAATCTTGATCGACAAGTTTCTAGAGAATGCGATCGAGGTGGATGTGGATGCGATCGCCGACCACACCGGCCAGGTCGTGATCGGCGGCATCATGGAGCACATCGAGCAGGCGGGCATCCACTCCGGCGACTCTGCCTGCTCGCTGCCCACCATCACCCTGCCCGATGCTGCCCTCGCCACCATCCGCGACTGGACGGTAAAGCTAGCCAAGCGCCTCAAGGTGATCGGCCTGATGAACATTCAGTTTGCCGTCAAGGGCGACCAGGTTTACATCATCGAGGCCAACCCCCGCGCCTCGCGCACGGTGCCCTTTGTCTCGAAGGCGATCGGCCACCCGCTAGCTAAAATCGCCGTGCGGGTGATGTCGGGCAAAACCCTGGCCGAGCTAGGCTTTACCGCAGAGGTGATTCCCCAGCACATCTCCGTCAAAGAAGCCGTGCTGCCCTTCGACAAGTTTGCCGGTACCGATGCTCTGCTCGGCCCCGAAATGCGATCGACCGGCGAAGTGATGGGCATCGACGCTGACTTCGGCAAAGCCTTCGCCAAGGCCGAACTGGGGGCCAACCAAAAGCTGCCCCTCGCTGGCACCGTCTTTATCTCCATGAACGATCGCGACAAAGCCGCTGTCATCCCCGTCGCCAAGGAGCTGGCCGATATGGGTTTCAAGCTAATCGCCACCTCCGGCACCCGCGCCGCCCTGCTGGATGAAGGGCTCGCCGTCAGCCTCATTCTCAAGGTGCACGAGGGCCGCCCCAATGTCGAAGACGCGATCAAAAACAACGAAATTCAGCTGATTATCAATACCCCGGCGGGTAGTACTGCGATCGAAGACGATCGCTCCATCCGCCGCACAGCTCTGGCCTACAAGGTGCCCATCATCACCACCATCGCCGGGGCCAAAGCCACCGCCTCCGCCATCCACTCCCTGCAACAACACCCCCTCCAGGTCAAATCCCTTCAGGAGTATGTGGGGATGGAGGGGTGA